Proteins from one Cellulosilyticum lentocellum DSM 5427 genomic window:
- a CDS encoding MmcQ/YjbR family DNA-binding protein produces the protein MKYEWIDQYLLEKKGVTKDLKKEWNWIRYLLGDKMFAAICLDECDKPCYITLKLDPLEGDFLRQQYADIIPGYYMNKEHWNSIKPDGNVPDELMKNILDKSYHLILSKLSKKKQQELLQG, from the coding sequence ATGAAATATGAATGGATTGATCAATATCTTCTAGAAAAAAAGGGTGTTACTAAGGATTTGAAGAAGGAATGGAATTGGATACGTTATTTGTTAGGGGATAAAATGTTTGCAGCTATTTGTTTGGATGAATGCGATAAACCTTGTTATATTACTTTAAAATTAGATCCATTAGAGGGGGATTTTTTAAGGCAACAGTATGCTGATATTATTCCAGGTTATTATATGAATAAAGAGCATTGGAATTCCATTAAACCAGATGGGAATGTTCCTGATGAATTGATGAAAAACATCCTAGATAAGTCATACCACTTAATATTGTCTAAGCTAAGTAAGAAGAAGCAGCAAGAGCTACTTCAGGGGTAA
- a CDS encoding nitroreductase family protein: MELEEVMYKRRSSREFLTKEIADEDIDTLTHYAMSGPSACNKRPWEFYIIKNAGIRGELRKVTKYTDYVSPLIIIVAGNTKRALALQLNDFWIQDCSAAIENILLGATSLGIGSCWCGLKPQVRPVKKVQTILGIEKHIVPLGLIHLGYTAQEPEQRSQYDKKRIHIME; this comes from the coding sequence ATGGAATTAGAGGAAGTGATGTACAAAAGAAGGAGTTCAAGAGAATTTCTAACAAAGGAAATAGCAGATGAAGACATAGATACTTTAACGCACTACGCTATGAGTGGACCAAGTGCTTGTAATAAAAGGCCGTGGGAGTTTTACATTATTAAAAATGCAGGTATTAGAGGAGAGTTAAGGAAGGTAACAAAATATACAGACTATGTGTCACCACTTATTATTATTGTTGCTGGTAACACAAAAAGGGCACTTGCTTTGCAGCTCAATGATTTTTGGATACAAGACTGCTCTGCAGCAATAGAGAATATTCTACTCGGGGCAACATCCTTAGGTATTGGTTCTTGTTGGTGTGGGTTAAAACCACAAGTAAGACCAGTAAAAAAGGTTCAAACTATTTTAGGTATAGAAAAACACATTGTACCACTAGGTTTAATTCATTTAGGTTATACGGCTCAAGAACCCGAGCAAAGAAGTCAATATGATAAAAAAAGAATACATATCATGGAATAA
- a CDS encoding GNAT family N-acetyltransferase → MNSGPRFRYAEEKDVALILSFIKDLAEYEKMLKEVVATEEVLQYWLFKEKKAEVFFVMEDEKEVGFALFFYHFSTFLGQAGIYLEDLFVLPEYRGKGYGKAILKQLAKITIERGCGRLEWSCLDWNKPSIDFYLSLGATPMEEWTTYRVTGDTLKKLSGQ, encoded by the coding sequence ATGAATAGTGGACCAAGATTTAGATATGCAGAAGAAAAGGATGTAGCTTTAATTCTGAGCTTTATTAAAGATTTAGCAGAATACGAGAAAATGTTAAAGGAAGTAGTTGCTACAGAAGAAGTGCTCCAATACTGGCTATTTAAAGAGAAGAAGGCAGAAGTGTTTTTTGTTATGGAAGACGAAAAAGAGGTAGGATTTGCTTTATTCTTTTATCATTTTTCTACTTTTCTTGGACAAGCAGGTATTTATTTAGAAGATTTATTTGTGCTTCCAGAATATCGTGGTAAAGGCTACGGGAAAGCGATTTTAAAGCAATTAGCAAAGATTACTATAGAGCGTGGCTGTGGTCGCCTAGAATGGTCATGTCTAGACTGGAATAAACCAAGTATTGACTTTTATTTATCATTAGGGGCAACACCTATGGAAGAATGGACCACCTATCGTGTAACAGGTGATACTTTAAAGAAACTATCAGGGCAGTAA